In one window of Camelina sativa cultivar DH55 chromosome 15, Cs, whole genome shotgun sequence DNA:
- the LOC104746728 gene encoding protein RDM1-like — translation MQTSMTMDLRPSGDSGSSDVDAEISDCYSPLDTSHVADEEGSLLRRAEMYQEYMKQVPVPTSRGSLIPFTSWVGLGMSIKQLYRQPLHYLTNVLLQGWDQSRLDTDSEDQALDSIIHPAKAEATIWLVEEIHRVTSSPLHIAHLWSSDPIYHSCIDPIFPEQ, via the exons ATGCAGACCTCAATGACGATGGATCTACGACCATCAGGTGACTCCGGTTCATCTGATGTTGATGCTGAGATCAGCGATTGCTACTCACCGCTTGATACGTCTCACGTCGCTGATGAAGAAG GTTCGTTGTTGAGAAGAGCAGAGATGTATCAAGAGTACATGAAGCAAGTTCCTGTTCCGACGAGTCGTGGCTCTTTGATTCCGTTCACAAGCTGGGTTGGATTAGGCATGTCAATCAAACAGCTTTATCGTCAGCCTTTGCATTACCTCACCAATGTTCTGTTACAAGGTTGGGATCAATCAAGACTTGATACTGATTCTGAAGACCAGGCTTTGGATTCAATCATTCATCCTGCTAAAGCTGAAGCTACCATCTGGCTTGTTGAAGAGATACATCGCGTCACTTCGTCTCCTCTTCACATTGCTCATCTCTGGAGTTCTGATCCCATCTATCACTCTTGCATTGACCCAATCTTTCCTGAGCAATGA
- the LOC104748442 gene encoding pentatricopeptide repeat-containing protein At3g22670, mitochondrial-like, which translates to MLTKLRISKLVSYTIPRRIFQRRFLVTNNAFSNTEEESPVVVAAESPELPSWIKDFLSNKPSSSSTSLVSEDDEDFVIPSLANWVESQKFSSEQVSEGNVVKKKPVEDIDKVCEFLNKKDASHLDVVKELSGCNVVVTESLVLQVLRRFSNVWNQAYGFFIWANSQTGYTHSAKSYNAMVDVLGKCRSFDLMWELVDEMKKKKSDESGLVTLDTMSKVMRRLAKSGKYSEAVDAFLGMEMSYGVKTDTIAMNSLMDALVKENSIEHAHEVFLKLFDTIKPDARTFNILIHGFCKARKFDDARKMMDLMKVTEFTPDVVTYTSFVEAYCKEGDFRRVNEILEEMRESGSNPNVVTYTIVMHSLGKAKQVAEALGVYEKMKEDGCVPDAKFYSSLIHILSKTGRFKDADEIFEDMTNQGVSRDVLVYNTMISAALHHSRDEMALCLLKRMEEEEEESCSPNVETYAPLLKMCCHKKKMKLLGILLHHMVKNDVSIDVSTYILLIRGLCMSGKVEEACLFFEEAVRKGMVPRDSTCKMLVEELDRKNMAEAKDKIQSLVQSKTMTHLRSPISVVS; encoded by the exons ATGCTCACTAAGCTTAGGATTAGTAAGCTTGTTTCGTATACTATACCTCGGAGAATCTTCCAACGGAGGTTTTTGGTGACGAACAACGCTTTCTCCAACACTGAGGAGGAGTCACCGGTTGTTGTTGCCGCAGAGTCGCCGGAGCTACCTTCTTGGATCAAAGACTTTTTATCAAacaagccttcttcttcttcgacgaGTTTGGTCTCCGAAGACGATGAAGATTTCGTTATCCCTTCTTTGGCGAATTGGGTCGAGAGCCAGAAGTTTAGTAGTGAACAAGTCTCAGAAGGGAatgtggtgaagaagaagccagTGGAAGATATTGATAAAGTCTGCGAATTTCTGAACAAGAAGGACGCGTCTCACTTGGATGTTGTTAAAGAGTTGAGTGGTTGCAATGTGGTGGTTACAGAGAGTTTGGTTTTGCAAGTTTTGAGAAGGTTTAGTAATGTGTGGAACCAAGCTTACGGGTTTTTCATTTGGGCAAATTCACAAACAGGTTATACGCATTCAGCTAAGAGCTATAACGCAATGGTTGATGTGTTGGGGAAATGTAGGAGTTTTGATTTGATGTGGGAGTTAGTtgatgagatgaagaagaagaagagtgatgaaTCTGGGCTTGTTACGCTTGATACCATGAGTAAG GTTATGAGGAGATTAGCTAAATCAGGGAAATATAGTGAAGCTGTTGATGCTTTTTTAGGGATGGAGATGAGTTATGGTGTGAAAACAGATACTATTGCTATGAACAGTTTGATGGATGCACTTGTGAAAGAGAATAGTATAGAGCATGCTCATGAAGTGTTTCTGAAGCTTTTTGATACAATCAAGCCGGATGCTCGGACGTTTAACATTTTGATTCATGGGTTTTGTAAAGCTAGGAAGTTTGATGATGCTAGGAAGATGATGGATTTGATGAAGGTTACTGAGTTTACTCCTGATGTTGTTACTTACACAAGCTTTGTTGAGGCTTATTGTAAAGAAGGAGATTTCAGAAGAGTTAATGAAATCTTGGAGGAAATGAGAGAGAGTGGGAGTAATCCTAATGTTGTGACTTATACTATTGTGATGCATTCTTTGGGTAAAGCTAAACAAGTAGCTGAAGCTTTAGGAGTCtatgagaagatgaaagaagatGGGTGTGTTCCTGATGCTAAGTTTTATAGCTCGTTGATACATATTCTGTCAAAGACTGGTAGGTTTAAGGATGCGGATGAGATATTTGAGGACATGACGAATCAAGGAGTTTCTCGTGATGTTTTGGTCTACAATACCATGATTTCTGCTGCGCTTCATCACTCTCGAGATGAAATGGCTTTGTGTTTGCTTAAAAGgatggaggaggaagaagaggaatcGTGCAGTCCAAACGTTGAGACTTATGCTCCATTGCTGAAGATGTGTTGccataagaagaagatgaagctgcTTGGGATCTTGTTGCATCACATGGTGAAAAACGATGTTAGCATCGATGTGTCGACATATATCCTTCTCATTAGAGGGTTGTGTATGAGCGGGAAAGTTGAAGAAGCTTGCTTGTTCTTCGAGGAGGCGGTTCGGAAAGGAATGGTTCCTAGAGATAGTACTTGCAAAATGTTGGTAGAGGAGCTTGATAGGAAAAACATGGCAGAAGCAAAAGACAAGATTCAGAGTTTGGTTCAGTCAAAAACTATGACCCATTTACGCAGTCCTATTTCTGTTGTTTCGTAG
- the LOC104746729 gene encoding pentatricopeptide repeat-containing protein At3g22690-like, which yields MAMLVASVLHLSPLVLATTTTKPFLQNQSKHTKATTTNSVSSLSSSSPIKSLKNCKTIDELRLFHRSLTKRGFDNDISAITKLVARSCELGTRESLSFAKEVFNYSEEENGESYGSCFMYNSLIRGYASAGLCDEAILLFLRMMNSGVSPDKYTFPFGLSACAKSRAKGNGMQIHGLIVKMDYAKDLFVENSLVHFYAECGELDSARKVFDEMSERNVVSWTSMICGYARRDLAKDAVDLFFRMVRDEDVTPNSVTMVCVISACAKLEDLEXKNIVSWNTIIGALVQESMFEEAIEVFRSMQSQEGVNADGVTMMSIASACGHLGALDLAKWIYYYIEKKGIQVDVRLGTTLVDMFSRCGDPESAMLVFDSLANRDVSAWTAAIGAMAMAGNAERAIGLFDEMIEQGLKPDGVVFVGALTACSHGGLVQQGLLEEALQLIKDMPMEPNDVIWNSLLAACRVQGNVEMAAYAAERIQVLAPERTGSYVLLSNVYASAGRWNDMAKVRLSMKEKGLRKPPGTSLIQIRGKTHEFTSGDESHPEMPKIEAMLEEITARASHSGHVPDLSNALMDVDEKEKIFMLSRHSEKLAMAFGLISSDKGTTIRIVKNLRVCSDCHSFAKFASKVYKREIILRDNNRFHFIHQGKCSCGDFW from the exons ATGGCGATGTTGGTAGCGAGTGTTCTTCATCTCTCTCCATTGGTGTTAGCCACCACGACTACGAAACCATTTCTTCAAAACCAGAGCAAGCATACCAAAGCCACAACGACCAATAGCGTCTCATCGTTGTCGTCGTCGTCTCCGATTAAGTCGTTGAAGAATTGCAAAACCATTGATGAACTTAGGTTGTTTCATCGTTCGCTCACGAAGCGAGGCTTTGATAATGACATCTCCGCTATAACTAAGCTTGTAGCACGAAGCTGCGAATTGGGTACTCGTGAAAGCTTGAGCTTTGCTAAAGAAGTGTTTAATTACTCAGAGGAGGAGAATGGTGAATCGTATGGATCTTGTTTCATGTACAATTCTCTGATTCGTGGATACGCGTCTGCTGGGTTATGCGACGAAGCTATTTTGCTCTTTCTTCGAATGATGAACTCTGGGGTTTCTCCGGATAAGTACACGTTTCCTTTTGGATTGAGTGCGTGTGCGAAGAGCAGAGCGAAAGGTAATGGGATGCAGATTCATGGTTTGATCGTTAAGATGGATTACGCTAAGGATTTGTTTGTGGAGAACTCGCTGGTTCATTTCTACGCAGAGTGTGGAGAGCTTGATAGTGCACGCaaagtgtttgatgaaatgtctgagaGAAATGTAGTTTCTTGGACGAGTATGATTTGTGGATACGCGAGGCGGGATTTAGCTAAAGACgctgttgatttgtttttccgGATGGTGAGAGACGAAGACGTGACTCCTAATTCGGTTACGATGGTGTGTGTGATATCGGCTTGTGCTAAGTTAGAGGATCTTGAAANCAAAAACATTGTTTCTTGGAACACGATCATAGGTGCTCTGGTGCAAGAAAGTATGTTTGAGGAAGCGATTGAAGTTTTCCGGTCTATGCAAAGCCAAGAGGGTGTCAATGCTGATGGTGTGACAATGATGAGTATTGCATCTGCTTGTGGGCACTTGGGAGCTCTTGATCTTGCGAAATGGATATATTACTACATTGAGAAGAAGGGAATTCAGGTTGATGTCAGACTTGGTACAACCTTAGTAGATATGTTTTCCAGGTGCGGGGATCCTGAAAGTGCAATGTTGGTTTTTGATAGTTTGGCAAACAGAGATGTCTCGGCTTGGACAGCGGCTATAGGAGCTATGGCTATGGCAGGAAATGCTGAGCGAGCTATAGGGCTTTTCGATGAGATGATTGAACAAGGGTTGAAACCAGATGGAGTTGTGTTTGTTGGAGCATTGACAGCTTGCAGCCATGGTGGATTGGTCCAACAGG GATTGTTAGAGGAAGCTCTGCAACTCATAAAGGACATGCCTATGGAACCAAACGATGTGATTTGGAATTCCCTTTTAGCTGCTTGCCGTGTTCAGGGGAACGTGGAGATGGCAGCTTATGCCGCTGAGAGGATACAAGTGTTGGCTCCAGAGAGAACTGGAAGTTATGTTCTTCTATCAAATGTCTATGCATCAGCTGGAAGATGGAATGATATGGCTAAAGTAAGGCTGAGTATGAAGGAGAAAGGGTTACGCAAACCGCCAGGAACTAGTTTAATACAGATTCGAGGTAAAACCCATGAGTTCACATCAGGAGATGAGTCACACCCTGAAATGCCAAAAATAGAAGCAATGCTCGAGGAAATCACCGCAAGAGCGAGTCACTCAGGCCATGTACCTGATCTTAGTAATGCTCTAATGGATGtagatgagaaagagaagatcTTTATGCTTAGTAGACATAGCGAGAAACTTGCAATGGCCTTTGGGCTCATTAGCTCAGACAAAGGCACAACAATCAGAATAGTCAAGAACCTAAGAGTATGCTCTGATTGTCATTCATTTGCCAAATTTGCATccaaagtgtacaaaagagaaATCATTCTAAGAGACAATAACCGGTTCCATTTCATCCATCAAGGAAAGTGTTCTTGCGGTGACTTCTGGTGA
- the LOC104748444 gene encoding pentatricopeptide repeat-containing protein At3g22670, mitochondrial-like — MLTKLRISKLVSYTIPRRIFQRRFLVTNNAFSNTEEESPVVVAAESPELPSWIKDFLSNKPSSSSTSLVSEDDEDFVIPSLANWVESQKFSSEQVSEGNVVKKKPVEDIDKVCEFLNKKDASHLDVVKELSGCNVVVTESLVLQVLRRFSNVWNQAYGFFIWANSQTGYTHSAKSYNAMVDVLGKCRSFDLMWELVDEMKKKKSDESGLVTLDTMSKVMRRLAKSGKYSEAVDAFLGMEMSYGVKTDTIAMNSLMDALVKENSHVPDLSNALMDVDEKEKIFMLSRHSEKLAMAFGLISSDKGTTIRIVKNLRVCSDCHSFAKFASKVYKREIILRDNNRFHFIHQGKCSCGDFW, encoded by the exons ATGCTCACTAAGCTTAGGATTAGTAAGCTTGTTTCGTATACTATACCTCGGAGAATCTTCCAACGGAGGTTTTTGGTGACGAACAACGCTTTCTCCAACACTGAGGAGGAGTCACCGGTTGTTGTTGCCGCAGAGTCGCCGGAGCTACCTTCTTGGATCAAAGACTTTTTATCAAacaagccttcttcttcttcgacgaGTTTGGTCTCCGAAGACGATGAAGATTTCGTTATCCCTTCTTTGGCGAATTGGGTCGAGAGCCAGAAGTTTAGTAGTGAACAAGTCTCAGAAGGGAatgtggtgaagaagaagccagTGGAAGATATTGATAAAGTCTGCGAATTTCTGAACAAGAAGGACGCGTCTCACTTGGATGTTGTTAAAGAGTTGAGTGGTTGCAATGTGGTGGTTACAGAGAGTTTGGTTTTGCAAGTTTTGAGAAGGTTTAGTAATGTGTGGAACCAAGCTTACGGGTTTTTCATTTGGGCAAATTCACAAACAGGTTATACGCATTCAGCTAAGAGCTATAACGCAATGGTTGATGTGTTGGGAAAATGTAGGAGTTTTGATTTGATGTGGGAGTTAGTtgatgagatgaagaagaagaagagtgatgaaTCTGGGCTTGTTACGCTTGATACCATGAGTAAGGTTATGAGGAGATTAGCTAAATCAGGGAAATATAGTGAAGCTGTTGATGCTTTTTTAGGGATGGAGATGAGTTATGGTGTGAAAACAGATACTATTGCTATGAACAGTTTGATGGATGCACTTGTGAAAGAGAATA GCCATGTACCTGATCTTAGTAATGCTCTAATGGATGtagatgagaaagagaagatcTTTATGCTTAGTAGACATAGCGAGAAACTTGCAATGGCCTTTGGGCTCATTAGCTCGGACAAAGGCACAACAATCAGAATAGTCAAGAACCTAAGAGTATGCTCTGATTGTCATTCATTTGCCAAATTTGCATccaaagtgtacaaaagagaaATCATTCTAAGAGACAATAACCGGTTCCATTTCATCCATCAAGGAAAGTGTTCTTGCGGTGACTTCTGGTGA